One genomic segment of Dysosmobacter sp. Marseille-Q4140 includes these proteins:
- a CDS encoding PrgI family protein, with protein MQAKTARPAKPAGARRKLTRAERKQIEAVVRQAKGDGKAHTVQESIPFRNMFPDGLCRLEGGAFSKTIAFEDVNYRLASPEDQRDIFEHLCDFYNGYDPTIGVQVSLSSRYVEHGPEEDLFGIRPQGDDLDPVREDAAGILRFQYERGSNGYVKTKYVTLTIEAENLAAARARFARIETDTLNRFKVMGAAAHVLDGKERLELLHGILHPEGGKFAFDWDWLVPSGLSVKDFIAPSSFHFGETRTFRIGEMYGAVSFLQITAPEIHDRILAEFMETEGNILVTMHIRGINQNEAIKMVKRKITDLDAMKIAEQKRAVRSGYDMDILPSDLATYGGAAKTILQDLQSRNERMFNLTFLVMHMAETKQKLEIAVSQAASVAQTYNCLLTRLDFQQEDGLMSSLPLGLNRIKIERSLTTSALAVFVPFVTQELFMGGDAMYYGLNALSNNMILLDRKQSRSPNGLVFGTPGSGKSMSCKREITFIILTTKDNVIICDPEDEYSPLVRRLGGQVIRLSPSSTDYVNPLDINLNYSDEENPLALKSDFVLSFCELIMGSKTGLEAIEKTVIDRAVQKIYQPYFADPRPENMPILGDLMEALLAQGIPEADRVAQALDLYVNGSLNFFNHRTTVDIRNRLVCFDIKGLGKNLKKPGMLIVQDAVWNTVTINRAIGRSTWYFVDEFHLLLKEEQTAAYSAEIWKRFRKWGGVPTGATQNPKDLLSSPEIENILENSDFIYMLNQAAGDRKILAERLGISAEQLAYVTNSEPGHGLLFFNNVILPFADDFPKDTELYKLLTTKPSEVEHAAETEA; from the coding sequence TTGCAGGCAAAAACGGCAAGACCCGCAAAACCGGCAGGGGCAAGGCGCAAGCTGACCCGCGCCGAGCGTAAGCAGATCGAGGCGGTGGTCCGCCAAGCCAAGGGGGACGGGAAAGCCCATACAGTGCAGGAGAGCATCCCCTTCCGCAATATGTTCCCGGACGGCCTGTGCCGGCTGGAGGGCGGGGCCTTCTCCAAGACCATCGCCTTCGAGGACGTCAACTACCGTCTGGCTTCGCCGGAGGATCAGCGGGATATTTTTGAACACCTCTGCGATTTCTACAATGGCTACGACCCCACCATTGGGGTGCAGGTGTCGCTCAGCAGCCGGTATGTGGAGCATGGGCCGGAGGAGGACCTGTTCGGCATCCGCCCCCAGGGGGACGACCTGGACCCTGTCCGGGAGGACGCGGCCGGGATACTCCGCTTCCAGTATGAGCGGGGCAGCAACGGCTATGTGAAAACCAAGTATGTGACCCTGACCATCGAGGCGGAAAACCTGGCGGCGGCGCGGGCGCGCTTCGCCCGCATCGAGACCGACACCCTCAACCGCTTCAAGGTCATGGGCGCCGCCGCCCATGTGCTGGACGGGAAAGAGCGGCTGGAGCTGCTTCACGGCATCCTCCACCCGGAGGGAGGCAAGTTTGCCTTCGATTGGGACTGGCTGGTGCCCAGCGGCCTTTCGGTCAAGGACTTCATCGCCCCGTCCTCCTTCCACTTCGGGGAGACCCGCACCTTCCGCATTGGCGAGATGTACGGGGCGGTGAGCTTTTTGCAGATCACCGCCCCGGAGATCCACGACCGCATTTTGGCGGAGTTTATGGAGACCGAGGGCAACATCCTGGTAACTATGCACATCCGGGGCATCAACCAGAACGAGGCCATCAAGATGGTCAAGCGCAAGATCACGGATTTGGACGCCATGAAGATCGCGGAGCAGAAGCGGGCGGTACGCAGCGGCTACGACATGGACATCCTCCCCAGCGACCTTGCCACCTACGGCGGCGCGGCAAAGACCATCCTCCAGGACCTGCAAAGCAGGAATGAGCGAATGTTCAATCTGACCTTCCTGGTCATGCACATGGCGGAGACCAAGCAGAAGCTGGAGATTGCCGTGTCCCAGGCGGCCAGCGTGGCGCAGACCTACAACTGCCTCCTCACCCGGCTGGACTTCCAGCAGGAGGACGGACTGATGAGCAGCCTTCCCCTGGGGCTCAACCGTATCAAAATCGAGCGGAGCCTCACCACTTCGGCGCTGGCGGTGTTCGTCCCCTTCGTCACCCAGGAGCTGTTTATGGGCGGGGACGCCATGTACTACGGCCTCAACGCTTTGAGTAACAACATGATCCTTCTGGACCGCAAACAGTCCAGAAGCCCCAACGGGCTGGTGTTCGGCACGCCGGGCAGCGGCAAGTCCATGAGCTGCAAGCGGGAGATCACTTTCATCATCCTGACCACAAAAGATAATGTCATCATCTGCGACCCGGAGGACGAGTATTCGCCCCTGGTGCGCCGACTGGGCGGGCAGGTGATCCGGCTGTCCCCGTCCAGCACCGACTATGTGAACCCCCTGGACATCAACCTGAATTATTCGGATGAGGAGAACCCCCTGGCGCTGAAAAGTGATTTTGTCCTGTCCTTCTGCGAGCTCATCATGGGGAGCAAGACGGGGCTGGAGGCCATCGAGAAAACGGTCATCGACCGGGCGGTGCAGAAGATCTACCAGCCCTACTTCGCAGACCCCCGGCCGGAGAATATGCCCATCCTGGGCGACCTGATGGAGGCGCTGCTGGCGCAGGGCATCCCGGAGGCCGACCGGGTGGCCCAGGCGCTGGACCTGTATGTGAACGGTTCGCTGAACTTCTTTAATCACCGCACTACCGTGGACATCCGCAACCGGCTGGTCTGCTTTGACATCAAGGGTCTGGGCAAAAACCTGAAAAAGCCGGGGATGCTCATTGTCCAGGATGCGGTGTGGAACACCGTCACCATCAACCGGGCCATTGGGCGCTCCACCTGGTATTTCGTGGACGAGTTCCACCTCCTGCTGAAGGAGGAGCAGACGGCGGCCTATTCGGCGGAGATCTGGAAACGGTTTAGAAAATGGGGCGGGGTGCCCACCGGGGCGACCCAGAACCCCAAGGACCTGCTCTCCTCCCCGGAGATCGAGAACATCCTGGAAAACAGCGATTTCATCTATATGCTCAACCAGGCCGCCGGCGACCGCAAGATTTTGGCGGAGCGGCTGGGCATTTCGGCGGAACAGCTTGCCTATGTGACCAATTCCGAGCCGGGCCATGGGCTGCTGTTCTTCAACAATGTGATCCTGCCCTTTGCGGACGACTTCCCAAAGGACACGGAGCTTTATAAGCTGCTTACCACCAAGCCCAGCGAGGTGGAGCACGCGGCGGAAACGGAGGCGTGA
- a CDS encoding phage antirepressor KilAC domain-containing protein — MNMEIFRNSEFGSIRVIEEDGKYLFCGSDVAKALGYSNPRKAVRDHARGGTKRSIPTASGDQTMTFLPEGDVYRLIVHSRLPGAERFEKWVFDEVLPTIRRTGGYMTPSLLEEAARHPEILLSFADQLLAEHEKNRRLTGEVERLRPKADFYDAFVRPGNCTNIRATAKELGVGERDFCRFLMEEGFLYRCPAGYLLPYAKPSNKGLFQVKDFWKYGHFRQQTLITPQGKDLLRMMLCGGQMSMEFDFCESEA, encoded by the coding sequence ATGAACATGGAGATATTCAGAAACAGTGAATTTGGCAGTATCCGCGTGATCGAGGAGGACGGGAAATACCTGTTCTGCGGTTCGGATGTGGCAAAGGCCCTGGGGTACAGCAATCCCCGAAAGGCTGTCCGTGACCATGCGAGGGGTGGAACGAAACGTTCCATCCCCACCGCAAGCGGTGACCAGACAATGACCTTCCTCCCGGAGGGCGACGTCTACCGCCTGATCGTTCATAGCCGGCTGCCCGGCGCGGAGCGGTTTGAGAAATGGGTGTTCGATGAGGTGCTTCCCACGATCCGCAGGACCGGGGGCTACATGACGCCCTCCCTGCTGGAGGAGGCGGCCAGGCACCCGGAGATCCTTCTCTCCTTTGCGGACCAGCTCCTGGCGGAGCATGAGAAGAACCGCCGCCTTACCGGGGAGGTGGAACGGCTGCGGCCGAAAGCGGATTTTTACGACGCCTTTGTGCGCCCCGGCAACTGCACCAATATCCGGGCCACAGCCAAGGAGCTGGGCGTGGGCGAGCGCGACTTCTGCCGCTTCCTGATGGAGGAGGGCTTCCTCTACCGCTGCCCGGCCGGATACCTTCTGCCCTACGCCAAGCCCTCCAATAAGGGGCTGTTCCAGGTGAAGGACTTCTGGAAGTACGGGCATTTCCGCCAGCAGACCCTTATCACGCCCCAGGGGAAGGACCTCCTGCGGATGATGCTCTGCGGCGGGCAGATGAGCATGGAATTTGATTTTTGTGAAAGCGAGGCGTGA